The following proteins are encoded in a genomic region of Ictalurus furcatus strain D&B chromosome 6, Billie_1.0, whole genome shotgun sequence:
- the rab5b gene encoding ras-related protein Rab-5B isoform X2, which produces MSNRGNARTNGNLPQTKICQFKLVLLGDMAVGKSSLVLRFVKGQFDEFQETTIGAAFLAQSVCLDDTTVKFEIWDTAGQERYHSLAPMYYRGAQAAIVVFDITKPETFERAKAWVKELQRQEAQTYAEDTGLLFMETSAKTAMNVNELFLAIAKKMPKTDTQNPTHAARHRGVNLHDPDAQSSRSCCGN; this is translated from the exons aTGAGCAACCGTGGGAACGCAAGGACCAACGGGAACCTACCCCAGACCAAGATCTGCCAGTTTAAGCTGGTGCTCCTGGGAGACATGGCAGTGGGCAAGTCCAGCTTGGTCCTGCGTTTCGTCAAGGGCCAGTTCGATGAGTTTCAGGAGACCACCATTGGAG CTGCTTTCTTGGCTCAGTCAGTTTGCCTGGATGACACCACGGTGAAGTTTgagatttgggacacagccggaCAGGAACGCTACCACAGCCTGGCCCCCATGTACTACCGTGGAGCCCAAGCAGCCATTGTAGTGTTTGATATTACGAAACCG GAGACGTTTGAGCGAGCGAAGGCCTGGGTGAAGGAGCTTCAGAGGCAG GAGGCTCAGACGTACGCTGAAGACACAGGCTTGTTGTTCATGGAGACCTCGGCCAAGACTGCTATGAATGTGAATGAGTTATTCCTGGCCATCG CAAAGAAGATGCCGAAAACAGATACTCAGAACCCGACGCACGCCGCCCGACACAGGGGAGTCAACCTGCATGACCCAGATGCCCAATCCAGCCGAAGCTGCTGTGGGAATTAA
- the rab5b gene encoding ras-related protein Rab-5B isoform X1, with protein sequence MSNRGNARTNGNLPQTKICQFKLVLLGDMAVGKSSLVLRFVKGQFDEFQETTIGAAFLAQSVCLDDTTVKFEIWDTAGQERYHSLAPMYYRGAQAAIVVFDITKPETFERAKAWVKELQRQASPNIVIALAGNKSDLADKRLVEYEEAQTYAEDTGLLFMETSAKTAMNVNELFLAIAKKMPKTDTQNPTHAARHRGVNLHDPDAQSSRSCCGN encoded by the exons aTGAGCAACCGTGGGAACGCAAGGACCAACGGGAACCTACCCCAGACCAAGATCTGCCAGTTTAAGCTGGTGCTCCTGGGAGACATGGCAGTGGGCAAGTCCAGCTTGGTCCTGCGTTTCGTCAAGGGCCAGTTCGATGAGTTTCAGGAGACCACCATTGGAG CTGCTTTCTTGGCTCAGTCAGTTTGCCTGGATGACACCACGGTGAAGTTTgagatttgggacacagccggaCAGGAACGCTACCACAGCCTGGCCCCCATGTACTACCGTGGAGCCCAAGCAGCCATTGTAGTGTTTGATATTACGAAACCG GAGACGTTTGAGCGAGCGAAGGCCTGGGTGAAGGAGCTTCAGAGGCAGGCAAGTCCCAACATCGTCATTGCGCTGGCAGGAAACAAGTCCGACCTCGCAGACAAGAGACTGGTGGAGTACGAG GAGGCTCAGACGTACGCTGAAGACACAGGCTTGTTGTTCATGGAGACCTCGGCCAAGACTGCTATGAATGTGAATGAGTTATTCCTGGCCATCG CAAAGAAGATGCCGAAAACAGATACTCAGAACCCGACGCACGCCGCCCGACACAGGGGAGTCAACCTGCATGACCCAGATGCCCAATCCAGCCGAAGCTGCTGTGGGAATTAA